In a single window of the Bactrocera dorsalis isolate Fly_Bdor chromosome 2, ASM2337382v1, whole genome shotgun sequence genome:
- the LOC105221896 gene encoding uncharacterized protein LOC105221896 gives MHQVLSYETAVRANSSREFREYVTKRTCVSLVLTIAFLTLILGYLLGNFVSERKYQMRLNKAAGKGVGPPHTVEVSSADYANLKEINAYQKNKDKLLSSAQSLSELLKRDQSYPASSINTDIFNKYISCTQDIPPSTSIDYSQFIEQLVDNTAARQRDCLRVIQLIIDNHMSGDTN, from the exons ATGCATCAAGTGCTGAGCTATGAGACCGCTGTACGTGCCAACAGTTCCCGCGAGTTCCGCGAATATGTCACCAAACGCACTTGCGTCAGTCTCGTGCTCACAATAGCCTTCCTGACGCTCATACTGG GCTATTTGCTGGGCAATTTCGTGTCGGAGCGTAAATATCAAATGCGACTGAACAAGGCGGCCGGCAAAGGAGTCGGACCGCCGCACACGGTGGAAGTGAGCAGCGCCGATTATGCAAATCTCAAAGAAATCAATGCTTACCAGAAGAACAAAGACAAGCTTTTGAGCTCGGCACAATCGCTCAGTGAGTTACTGAAACGCGATCAAAGCTATCCGGCGAGTTCCATCAATACGGACATATTCAACAAGTACATATCGTGCACACAGGATATACCGCCCAGCACCAGCATCGACTACAGCCAATTCATCGAGCAGTTGGTGGACAATACGGCGGCGCGGCAACGCGATTGTTTGCGTGTGATACAGCTGATTATTGATAATCACATGAGCGGTGACACGAACTGA